One window from the genome of Nicotiana sylvestris chromosome 9, ASM39365v2, whole genome shotgun sequence encodes:
- the LOC104232291 gene encoding uncharacterized protein encodes MSFRGHDEGEASTKRGNFVELLQWYANRDDEVKKVVLQSAPQNNMMIAPNIQNEIVNACAKEIMKAIVEDLNGEYFGILVDESKDVSHKEQMALVLRYVNKEGKLIERFLSIVHVKKITSSSLQKAICDLLLEHSLSPSQIRGQGYDGASNMQGEINGLKTLILKDNPSAYCIHCFGHQLQLTLVAVAKKHCDVDQFFDIVANVLNIVVRSGLNQELGLQRPGDTRWGSHFKTVRNFITLFSSIINVLEFLASEGANYLERSVAKSLVNDIRSFEFVHMMHLMLKLLAITNDLNMALQRKDQDIVNAMKLAGFAKRQLQGMRESKWESLINDASSFCAKHDIVIPEMDKNYHLGKSKRRSSSVTYSHHLRVEVFNTVIDLQLLELNSRFDAVNSNLLLGMASLSPDNSFANYDKERIMKLATLYPHEFSGSKLEDLSYELDNYILFVKEDNDFSNLKGLGDLSERLVETDLYKTWRLVFLLVKLSLILPVATATVERAFSSMKYIKNDLRSRIGDEFLNDCLVCYIEDEVFETIPNDAIIDRFQSMTTRRVQL; translated from the exons ATGTCTTTCCGGGGCCACGATGAAGGTGAAGCTTCTACTAAAAGAGGAAACTTTGTAGAACTCTTACAATGGTATGCAAATAGGGATGATGAAGTGAAAAAAGTTGTGCTACAAAGTGCTCCACAAAATAACATGATGATTGCTCCAAATATCCAAAATGAGATCGTGAATGCTTGTGCGAAAGAAATAATGAAAGCAATAGTTGAAGATTTGAATGGAGAATATTTTGGAATTTTGGTTGATGAATCTAAGGACGTCTCTCATAAGGAACAAATGGCTCTTGTTCTGCGGTATGTCAACAAAGAGGGCAAACTTATTGAGCGATTCCTTAGTATTGTTCATGttaaaaaaataacttcatcgTCATTACAAAAAGCAATCTGTGATTTGCTTTTAGAGCACTCATTGAGTCCATCTCAAATACGAGGACAAGGTTATGATGGAGCTAGTAACATGCAAGGAGAAATCAATGGTCTTAAAACTTTAATTCTGAAAGATAATCCTTCGGCATATTGTATACATTGCTTTGGCCATCAATTGCAATTGACTCTTGTAGCCGTTGCAAAAAAACATTGTGATGTAGATCAATTTTTTGATATTGTTGCTAATGTCTTGAATATTGTTGTAA GAAGTGGACTAAATCAAGAACTTGGACTCCAAAGGCCAGGTGATACTCGATGGGGTTCTCATTTTAAGACAGTGCGTAACTTTATTACATTATTCTCGTCTATCATTAATGTACTTGAGTTTCTTGCAAGTGAGGGTGCAAATTATCTAGAGAGATCAGTGGCAAAAAGTTTAGTGAATGACATAAGATCTTTTGAGTTTGTGCATATGATGCACTTGATGTTAAAATTATTGGCAATTACAAATGATTTGAATATGGCTTTGCaaagaaaagaccaagatatTGTAAATGCTATGAAGCTTGCTGGTTTCGCGAAGAGGCAATTGCAAGGGATGAGAGAATCTAAATGGGAATCTTTGATAAATGATGCCTCTTCAttttgtgccaagcatgatattgTGATCCCTGAAATGGATAAGAACTATCATCTTGGAAAGTCAAAGCGTAGGAGTTCAAGTGTTACATATTCTCATCATTTGCGTGTCGAAGTTTTTAATACTGTTATTGATTTGCAACTTTTAGAGCTTAACAGTCGTTTTGATGCGGTGAATAGTAATCTACTTCTTGGTATGGCTAGTTTGAGTCCGGATAATTCTTTTGCAAATTATGATAAAGAAAGAATTATGAAACTTGCTACACTTTATCCTCACGAGTTTAGTGGTTCAAAGCTTGAAGATCTCAGTTACGAGCTTGACAACTATATTCTCTTTGTGAAAGAAGACAACGATTTCTCTAACTTGAAAGGACTTGGAGATCTTTCAGAAAGACTAGTTGAAACAGATTTGTACAAGACTTGGAGACTTGTTTTTTTGCTTGTGAAGTTAAGTCTGATATTGCCTGTCGCTACTGCAACGGTAGAAAGAGCTTTTTCTTCAATGAAGTACATCAAAAATGACTTGCGTAGCAGAATTGGTGATGAATTTTTGAATGACTGTTTAGTTTGTTATATAGAAGATGAAGTATTTGAAACTATACCTAATGATGCGATTATTGATCGTTTTCAAAGCATGACAACCCGTAGGGTACAATTGTAA